In Fusarium musae strain F31 chromosome 7, whole genome shotgun sequence, a single window of DNA contains:
- a CDS encoding hypothetical protein (CAZy:AA3), translated as MRHAFFAGLLAAPASVCAVALTGYEYIVVGSGAGGGPLAARLALAGHKTLLIEAGDDYASLNYTVPAYSANASEDPEISWNFFVRHYADDERQARDYKTTYDTPNGEYTGLNPPKGAKMKGTLYPRTQALGGCTAHNALIASDFEYIASLTGDDSWSADNMRKYFVKAEDNNYRPAGEAGHGYDGWLSTETAPLSIPLNDEQLFSILGGGAVALTEMSGKNITLDGLLADDANADTLARDQEAGFYQIPLSTKDASRIGPREFILSVRDAKYPNGTKKYPLDVRTNCYVTKVTFDDSKPPRANGVEFLDGKHLYKASPLATGAAGTPGNATASREVVVAGGVYNTPQILKLSGIGPADELKKFDIPVISDLPGVGTNLQDHYEISVQGTIENNFTSFDGCTFGLYTDEDPCVDRWKAPVNGDHGIYSSSGLAASMFYKSSTAEKDNFDIFAFGGPVNFRGYFPQYAVNATIEHNWFSWAILKAHPRNNAGEVLLQSADPLDMPAITFNYFDTGNGDYSADLQALYEAVELTRSAFANQAVNVTEVLPGTGVTSQKDIESYVKDVAWGHHASSTCPIGADDDKMAVLDSKFRVRGVAGLRVVDASVYPRIPGTFTAVSTYMVAEKAADIMLAELEE; from the exons ATGAGACACGCCTTTTTCGCCGGCCTTTTGGCCGCTCCCGCCTCCGTGTGCGCCGTCGCCCTCACAGGCTACGAGTACATCGTCGTCGGCTCCGGCGCCGGAGGAGGTCCTCTGGCTGCTCGCCTTGCATTGGCTGGTCACAAGACCCTCCTTATCGAGGCTGGTGACGACTATGCCTCGCTCAACTACACTGTTCCTGCATACTCTGCCAACGCGTCTGAGGATCCTGAGATCTCGTGGAACTTCTTTGTTCGTCActatgctgatgatgagcgaCAAGCGCGTGATTACAAGACTACGTATGATACTCCTAACGGAGAGTACACTGGTCTTAACCCCCCCAAGGGCGCTAAGATGAAGGGTACTCTGTATCCCCGCactcaagctcttggtggTTGCACAGCTCATAACGCTTTGATCGCT TCTGACTTTGAGTACATTGCCTCTCTGACCGGTGACGATTCCTGGTCAGCGGATAACATGCGCAAGTACTttgtcaaggctgaggacaACAACTACCGTCCTGCTGGCGAGGCTGGCCACGGTTATGATGGCTGGCTCAGCACTGAGACTGCTCCTCTTAGCATTCCCCTCAACGACGAGCAGCTCTTCAGCATTCTTGGTGGAGGTGCCGTTGCTCTGACTGAGATGAGTGGCAAGAACATCACCCTGGATGGTCTGCTCGCCGACGATGCCAACGCCGATACTCTGGCTCGTGACCAGGAAGCTGGCTTCTACCAGATCCCTCTGTCAACCAAGGATGCTAGCCGTATTGGACCCCGTGAGTTCATCCTCTCTGTCCGCGATGCCAAGTACCCCAACGGTACAAAGAAGTATCCTCTCGATGTCCGAACCAACTGCTACGTCACCAAGGTCACTTTCGATGACTCCAAGCCCCCTCGTGCCAATGGTGTTGAGTTCCTCGACGGCAAGCATCTCTACAAGGCTAGTCCTCTTGCCACCGGTGCTGCCGGCACTCCCGGTAACGCTACTGCTTCTCgtgaggttgttgttgccGGCGGTGTTTACAACACTCCTCAGATCCTCAAGCTTAGCGGTATCGGACCTGCtgatgagctgaagaagtttGACATCCCCGTCATCTCCGACCTTCCCGGTGTCGGTACCAACCTGCAGGACCACTACGAGATTTCTGTCCAGGGAACTATCGAGAACAACTTCACTTCCTTCGACGGCTGTACTTTCGGTCTCTACACTGATGAGGACCCCTGTGTCGACCGCTGGAAAGCTCCCGTTAATGGCGATCACGGCATCTACTCCTCTTCCGGTCTTGCTGCCTCTATGTTCTACAAGAGCTCCACTGCTGAGAAGGACAACTTTGACATTTTCGCTTTCGGTGGTCCCGTCAACTTCAGAGGATATTTCCCTCAGTATGCTGTCAACGCTACCATTGAGCACAACTGGTTCTCCTGGGCTATCCTCAAGGCTCACCCCCGCAACAACGCCGGTGAAGTCCTCCTCCAGTCGGCTGATCCTCTTGACATGCCTGCCATCACCTTCAACTACTTCGACACTGGCAACGGCGACTACTCTGCTGATCTCCAGGCCCTGTATGAGGCCGTCGAGCTTACCCGCAGCGCATTCGCCAACCAGGCTGTCAACGTCACCGAGGTTCTTCCCGGTACTGGTGTTACTTCTCAGAAGGACATTGAGTCTTATGTCAAGGATGTTGCCTGGGGACACCACGCTTCGTCGACTTGCCCCATTGGCGCTGACGATGACAAGATGGCGGTTCTGGACTCCAAGTTCCGAGTTCGTGGTGTCGCTGGTCTtcgtgttgttgatgcatCAGTTTATCCTCGTATCCCTGGTACCTTTACTGCTGTGTCGACTTACAtggttgctgagaaggctgctgataTCATgctggctgagcttgaggaatAG
- a CDS encoding hypothetical protein (EggNog:ENOG41) yields MMVKRMRKGRPTDLLVSWRRRQITQWMAKNIPDFYRYLAGWGARLLSSQFSDVKLDPEWRIQSFRNPTLRLPGLIQDIVPHLQDGSLTSLHGIKRFLGGRSIEFDDGTVVDGVDCVILTTGYCADFSVAPFIEKSMPKSPSYHGPTIQRLYMNVFPPKYADSCAVLCYSAYGKNNGFSFSDVMNMAISNIWRGVSKLPSYEEMEKWVDDHQNWIAANWAREPHLDVSMVKQYEFQPWMHEQAGTGMENLGWGWAGWKFWWKDREMYNLMNHGVETAHMFRYFETGKRKTWEGARDEIIRQNRIVEESFSGKSKKLRQE; encoded by the coding sequence ATGATGGTCAAGCGCATGCGCAAAGGACGACCAACAGACTTACTAGTCTCATGGAGACGTCGTCAAATCACTCAATGGATGGCAAAGAACATACCTGATTTTTACAGGTACTTAGCCGGCTGGGGAGCCAGACTTCTCTCGTCTCAGTTCTCGGATGTGAAACTTGACCCAGAATGGCGGATTCAGTCATTCCGCAACCCGACGTTGCGATTACCGGGTCTTATTCAAGATATTGTTCCTCACTTGCAGGATGGCAGCTTGACGAGTTTGCATGGGATTAAACGCTTCTTGGGTGGACGATCAATCGAGTTTGATGACGGGACTGTAGTGGATGGCGTTGACTGCGTTATCTTGACTACAGGATACTGCGCCGACTTTTCTGTCGCTCCTTTCATTGAGAAGAGTATGCCAAAGTCGCCCTCTTATCATGGTCCTACCATTCAACGGCTATACATGAACGTGTTTCCACCAAAGTACGCAGACAGCTGCGCCGTGCTTTGCTACTCAGCATATGGCAAAAACAACGGTTTCTCATTCAGCGACGTCATGAATATGGCTATTTCGAACATTTGGCGCGGCGTGAGCAAATTACCGTCATACGAAGAAATGGAGAAATGGGTTGATGACCATCAAAACTGGATCGCTGCAAACTGGGCGCGCGAGCCGCATCTCGACGTGAGCATGGTCAAACAATATGAGTTCCAACCCTGGATGCACGAGCAAGCCGGAACGGGTATGGAGAACCTTGGCTGGGGATGGGCAGGATGGAAATTCTGGTGGAAGGATAGAGAAATGTACAACCTCATGAATCACGGTGTAGAGACAGCACACATGTTTCGGTACTTTGAGACGGGCAAGAGAAAAACGTGGGAGGGCGCGAGGGATGAGATTATTCGTCAGAATAGGATTGTTGAGGAGAGCTTTTCTGGGAAGAGTAAGAAGCTGAGGCAGGAATAG